ACCCCGGCAACATGATTTGTTCAAATGTGGTGTCGGGCTCATTTGAACCGCGCTTTCCTGGTTGGTCGACCGCTCTGAGGTAACGTCTACCTGCACTAAAGCGATTACGGAGTCATTACTGAATGGCAGTTATTATTAGATAATTAATGCCCTCCGGGGTATGCTGGTACCCGGAAGGGTGGTTGAATATGAAAGATTTCTCGTGGGACGAGAAGGGATTCTTTCTCCTCATTCTCCTGTCGGCCCTTCCCCACTTGTTCTTCCATTACAGCCGTGGTCTGTACGAGGTCGCGCTCATCGCGCTGTTTATCGTTCTTGCCCCGGCAGTGCTGTTCTGGCGGCGACGGCCCGCAGTCTCCGCGGCGGCCGTGTGGGCGGTCCTCTTCGCCTGGAGTCTGTGGGTCACCTCCGGACCCGTCGATTTCCTGGATCTCGTCCCGTTCGTCCTCTGTGTGCCTCTGGTGGTCTACGGTCCGGCGAGGTACGCCGACTCCCTGCTGTTCTCCGTCGGGTCGTTGGGCTTGTCGTTGGCATGGGGTGTGCTGACACCGGGGGTCCTCCTCGGTGCGCTTGCTCCGGGCGAACCGGTGCCAGACTCCCTGGTGACTGCGGTCGTCCTGATGCAGTGGGTGTTCTCCTGTGGGGTCTTCGTGATGGGCCATGGACAGCGGCACCAGGAACTGCGTCGTGTGGAGCTGATGAAGGCGCGTGGTCGCGAGGACCGTCTTGCGATGGCGAGGGAGATCCACGATGTTCTGTCCCGCAGTCTCACCGTGATCAACGTGCAGGCCACCGCCGGCGCCTCGATGCGGGACATTGACGCTCTCGCCAGGATCAGGGACATCAGCGGTGGGGCACTCGCGGAAGTGAGGAGCCTGCTGGCGTCATTGAGAGCCACCGGTGACGTGGTCGTCGCCGGAACGCGGAGTAAAGACGACCTTGTCGCCGCGATGCGGGCGGTGCTTACCGGGTTCGAGGACGTCGGACTGAAGATAGATGCCCGGTTCCCGGCGGCGCCGGACAGCGAGCGGCTGGTGCGGATCGAGTCGGCGCTGGTTCAGTTCATCCACTACCGCATTCTCGGGGAGGCGCTGACCAATGTGGTGCGTCATCAGGGTCCGGACAGTCATGTCCTGCTGGTCACGGAGGTGGACTTTCCGGAGAATGTCCTCCGCATCCGTATCGAGAGCTGGGCAGGGTCACAGGAGTTTTCGGCCGCGCCGGGAGTGGGGTCCGGTGAGGGGCTTACCGGGCTGCGGGACCGTGTGCACGACATCGGAGGCACGTTGTCCTGGTGGGCGGATGGTGCGGGCGGCTCCCGTTCGGAGCATTTCGTCGTCGAGGCGGTGATGCCCGTGGTCATGAAACCGAAGCAGGACGCGTCCAGGTGGCGCCCGAGGATGATGAAGGAGAAGTGTCGTGGACGATGACTGTGTGACGGTGGTGCTGGCGGATGACCAGCCGCTGATTCTCACCGCATTGGCAGGCATTCTGGACGGTCAGCACGACCTGCAGGTCGTGGCTCAGGTGGAGTGCGGGCCGGCCGCCGTTGCCGCGGTCCGGGAACACGACGCCGACGTCGCGGTACTGGATGTGGTGATGCCCTGGGGTGGCGGCCTTGAGGCTGCCACAGAGATCCGTGAACATTCACCACGGACCCGGGTGCTTCTGCTGACCAGTTTCGGGGAGGAGGACATCGTGCATGCGGCGATGGATGTCGGTGTCCAGGGGTTCCTGGTCAAGGGGTGCAGTGCCGACGATCTGGTGGACGCCGTCCGCAGGATCGCCGCAGGAGGCGCTGTCCTCTCGCCGGAGGTGACCGGCTATGTGGTGGACGGTTACCGGCGAGGTCCGTCGACAGTGTCCATCCCCGGTGCAGTCGCGCCGGAGGATCTCGACGGACCGTTGACGGCGCGCGAACGCGACGTACTTGCCGGTGTCGCCCGGGCGCGGACGAATGCGGAGATCGCCGCGGAACTCGTTGTCGCGGAGTCGACGGTGAAGACCTACATCTCCCGGTTGATCTCGAAACTGAAGGCGCGGGACCGGGTTGGCCTGGCCGTGTGGGCCCACGAGACGGGCTACCTGTCTGACCGGGGGCAGCAGAAGTGAATCCCCCCAGAGGATGAACGCCGGGCCGGAAATTTCATCACCGTGACCGATGTGCGGGGGTCCGTGCCCGCGCGAAGATGGATGACACATCATTTTGTGCCCGTCAGTCC
The genomic region above belongs to Corynebacterium glyciniphilum AJ 3170 and contains:
- a CDS encoding sensor histidine kinase gives rise to the protein MKDFSWDEKGFFLLILLSALPHLFFHYSRGLYEVALIALFIVLAPAVLFWRRRPAVSAAAVWAVLFAWSLWVTSGPVDFLDLVPFVLCVPLVVYGPARYADSLLFSVGSLGLSLAWGVLTPGVLLGALAPGEPVPDSLVTAVVLMQWVFSCGVFVMGHGQRHQELRRVELMKARGREDRLAMAREIHDVLSRSLTVINVQATAGASMRDIDALARIRDISGGALAEVRSLLASLRATGDVVVAGTRSKDDLVAAMRAVLTGFEDVGLKIDARFPAAPDSERLVRIESALVQFIHYRILGEALTNVVRHQGPDSHVLLVTEVDFPENVLRIRIESWAGSQEFSAAPGVGSGEGLTGLRDRVHDIGGTLSWWADGAGGSRSEHFVVEAVMPVVMKPKQDASRWRPRMMKEKCRGR
- a CDS encoding response regulator; translation: MDDDCVTVVLADDQPLILTALAGILDGQHDLQVVAQVECGPAAVAAVREHDADVAVLDVVMPWGGGLEAATEIREHSPRTRVLLLTSFGEEDIVHAAMDVGVQGFLVKGCSADDLVDAVRRIAAGGAVLSPEVTGYVVDGYRRGPSTVSIPGAVAPEDLDGPLTARERDVLAGVARARTNAEIAAELVVAESTVKTYISRLISKLKARDRVGLAVWAHETGYLSDRGQQK